TGGTCTCCGCCTCCCTGGAGGGCATCCTCGCCCAGCGTCTCGTCCGGACCATCTGCAAGAACTGCCGCTCCCCGTATGAGCCGAACGAGGCGGTGCTGAGCCAGCTCGGCGTCTCCCCGCATGAGCTGGGGGACAAGCAGTTCTACACCGGCGCCGGCTGCGATGTCTGCGGCCAGTCCGGCTACAAGGGCCGCCGCGGTCTTTATGAGTTGCTGAACATCAACGATCCGATCCGGGAGCTGATCACGGCGCGCGCCCCCACGGTGGTGCTGAAGCAGAAAGCCATCGAGCTGGGGATGAACACCCTGCGGGAGGACGGGCTGCGCAACATCTACCTCGGAACCACCACCATCGAAGAGGTCCTGAAATACACCTGATCTCTGTTACAAAACCGACTCCTTTTCCCTCGCCATCCGAACAACTGTTCCTCTACCTTGGCGGAAACTTTCCCCAAATTCTTTCCAAAAAAAGACCCGAACCATGCCTAACTTCCAATACAAAGCTCTCGACGCGAAAGGCGATGAGACCATCGGCAGCATCTCCGCCGCGAATGAGGCGGAAGCAGTCCAGCAGATCCGAGCATTGAACCTGCATCCCACTCAGATTGCGGAGGAAGGGAAAGGCAAGATCACCAAGAGCAAGACCCCGGCCGCCAAGGGCAAGGGCGGTGGCAAGGCAAAGGCGGTCAAAGGCACGACCGGCGGACGCATCAAGCCGAAGAACCTGATGATCTTCACCCGCCAGCTCGCGACGCTCATCGACTCCGGCCTGCCGCTTCTGCGCAGCCTGACCGTGCTGGCGAAGCAGGAGCCGAACCCGGTGCTGAAAGGTACGGTCAACTCCCTGGCGGAGTCCGTGCAGGGCGGCTCGACTTTCTCCGAGTCCCTCGCGCAGCACCCGAAGATTTTCAACAAGCTCTACGTGAACATGGTGAAGGCCGGTGAGCTGGGCGGTGTGCTCGAAATCGTCCTCAACCGTCTGGCGGAGTACCAGGAGAAGGCGCAGAAGCTGAAGAACAAGATCGTGTCCGCGATGGTCTATCCGGTCATCGTCATGTTCATCGCCGTGGCGATCCTGATCTTCCTGATGATCTTCATCGTTCCGAAGTTCAAGGAGATGTTCGCTGACATGCCCGGGCAGCAGCTCCCGCTGATTTCGCGCGTCGTCTTCGGCGCGTCGGAGTTCATGCTGGACCGTCCGTTCGTGGTGCCGAACGCGGTGTTCATCTTCATCTTCATCGGCTTCCTGATCTTCATGTTCAAGATGTGGAGCAACACGAAGGGCGGCCGCGTCTCCGTGGACAAGGCGAAGCTGACCATGCCCATCATCGGTGACATCCAGCGCAAGAGCGCGGTGTCCCGCTTCGCCCGGACACTGGGCACCCTGGTCACCTCCGGTGTGCCGATCCTCCAGGCGCTCAACATCACCCGCGACACCGCCGGCAACGTCATCATCTCCAAGGCGATCGACAAGGTGCATGAGGCGGTCAAGGAGGGTGAATCCATCGTCACTCCGCTGCAGGCATCCGGTGTGTTCCCGGACATGGTCATTTCCATGGTGGACGTCGGTGAGGAAACCGGCCAGCTCCCGGAGATGCTCCTGAAGGTGGCGGACGTGTATGATGATGAGGTTGACAACGCGGTCACCGCGCTTACCTCCATCCTGGAGCCGATCATGATCGTGTTCCTGGCTTTGGTCGTCGGCTCGGTGGTGTTCGCGCTGTTCCTGCCGCTGATCCAGGTGATCTCCAACATGGGCCAGTCCACGTGATCCGGAGCCGGAACCAACCTCCAACGAAGACACGCATGAAAACCCAACGATTCTCCCGCAGCCGCGGCTTCAGCCTCATCGAGATGCTGGCGGTCATCACCATCCTGGTGATCCTCGCCGCCGTCGTCATCGGTGGCACCAGGTTCGTGAAGGAGAAGCAGGCCAAGGAAACGGCGAAGATCCAGATCCAGCTCCTGTCGCAGGCGCTGGAGCAGTACAAGCTGGACAACGGCGCGTATCCCACCGGCGGCATGGGCGGCAAGCGGGACAGCAAGATCCTCTACCGGGCGCTGTACTGGGACTCCGACGACAACGGGGCGGGCGCCGACACCGACCGCCAGCAGAAGGTCTATCTTTCCGAACTGGACCCGGACAACAACAAGCAGGGCTGGACCGACGGCACCCGTGCCGAGGTCATCCTGCTGGACCCGTGGGGCAACGAGTACCGTTTCCGCTCCGGCAGGATGAACGACGGCAAGGCGAACCCGGAGGCGATCAACCCTGACTTCGACATCTGGTCCGCCGGTCCCGATGGCAAGACGAACCTGACCGGTGAGGGTGACGTGACCAAGGACGACATCCGCAACTGGGGCAGTTGAACCGTAATTCACGCGACACAGCGTTTCCACTGGACGCCCGCCTTCCCGGCGGGCTTCTTTTTTCCCGCAACCATCCCCATGAGCGAAGACAAAGACACCACCCCGGCATCCGCCCCTGAATCCACGGAAGCCGCCGCGCCGCGCGTGCGCAGGATTTCCACCCCCCGCGCGAAGAAAACCGCGGACAAGGCCGCCGGGAAAAAAGACGCCGAACCCACCGTGGTTGCCGCACCCGCTGCCGCCGCCCCGGCTCCGGAGAAAGCGGAAGCCGCTCCCAAGCCTGCTCTGGCACCTGCCCCCGCCGCCGTGGAGGACGGTGGTGGATCGGACAGCCGTCAGGATTGGCCGGATGAGGGCAGCGTTTCCGAAGCCGGTGGCAAGAGCGGCAACGACAAGCGCAAGCGCCGCCGCCGGAAGGGCAAGGGTGGCCAGAATTCCCAGCAGTCCGCTCCTTTGGCCGAAGAGGTCGTGTCACTTTCCGAAGCATCCGCCGCCTCCGGCGGGAATGATGCCGCCCCGGCCCCGGTGTCCGCGCCCGTCCAGGCACCCCGCCCGCCGCAACAGCCCCAGCACCAGCAGCATCGCCAGCCGGTGAACCAGGAAATGCTGGCAAAGCGCGCGTGGAAGATCTTCCTCGCGGAAGTCAGCGAAGAAGGCGTGTCCCTCATCAGTGACCAGGATGCGCGGGAACTTTCCAAGCGCTGCTTCCGCCTCGCGGAAATCTTCCTCGATGAGCAAGGGCGGAGATTGAGGTGAGAGTGAGGAGGGCATACGCCTATCCGTCATATAGGGTAGCGGAAGTCGTGAGACTTCCGGCTGGGGGGAGGTCCCCGGAAAGCCAACGCTCTATCCGTCAGGTGACGTCCACCCCGCCGAAGCTGTCACGGGCTTCGCTACCCTTCCTGGAGCTTCGCCAGGAGCGGAAGTCGTGAGACTTCCGGTGGTGGGGAGGTCCATCGGGGATCGGAGCCGGATTGCTGATGGTGGGTCCGCCCCGCCGAAGCTCTCACGAGCTTCGCTTGTATGTTGATTCAGGCCGTCGCGGTGGTTCACTCCATCGTAGCGGACAGAACCGGAGCATCAGGGCGGCCGCCCTGATGCTCCGACCCGCCATGAGTTCGCAGCTTCGCTTGGACCGCTCCGTTCGCGGGGAGAGTCCGTGTGTAGTATGAGCCTTGGCGGGTTTTCTGTTTGCCAGTTCGAACTGTTACCTGAACCGGAGGTCCCCAAAGGGTCGCCCGAGTTCGCATTACAAGCATGAACGCCCAAACCAGCATGAAAACCATCCATCAATCCGAACCTTCTGTCCACATCGGCGTCGATGTCGCCAAGGCCGAACTGGTCTGCGATCTCAACGGCTCCATCAAACGCTATCCCAACACCTCCGCCGGCATCTCCCGCTTCCTGCGCTCCGCGGCTGCCATCCCCGGCGCCCACATCATCTGCGAGTCCACCGGCGGCTACGAGAAGACCTTGGTCCAGACCTCCCTCCAGGGCGGTATCCCCGCCAGCAGTGTGCCGCCCCAGCGCGTTCGCGAATTCGCCAACAGCATCGGCGCCAAGGCCAAGAACGACCCCCGCGATGCCGCTGTCATCAGTCACTTCGCCGCCCAAGCCCGGCCCGTATCCGCCACACTTCTGAGTCCCGGCCGCCGCAAGCTCGATGCCCTCATGCGCTTCCGCGCCGAACTCATGGAATCGCTCCACCGCGAATCCTGCCGCCATGAGCACCATGACGATCCGCTCGTCTCCAAGCTCGCGAGGGCCCGCATCGCGCGGTTTGAGAAAGACATCGAAACGGTCAATGAGGCCGCCGCCGCAGTCATCGCCGCGGATCCCGAACTTGCACGCGCCGACGCCAGGCTGCGGGAGATCAGCGGCATCGGAGTCCAGACCACACGGACCCTGCTGGCCTTCCTGCCGGAGCTGGGCACCATCGGCCGGCGGCGGATCGCCTCGCTGGCGGGTCTCGCGCCATTTGACAATGACAGCGGCCAAACCAAGGGCAGGCGCTACATCCAGGGAGGGAGGGCGGCGGTTCGCAAGACGCTCCACATGGCGGCCCTCAGCGCGGCCCGTTACAACGAGGTTCTCAAACCGGTCTACCTGCGCCTCCGGCAGGCGGGCAAGCCGTTCAAGGTCGCCATCGTCGCCATCACCCGCAAACTGCTCATCCACCTCAATTCACTGATGGCCGATCTGATCAAAATACCCCTTGCCACGTAACACTGTTACTACCCCATATATTCGCTACTCCTTGTGAGCTTCGCTTCCTTGGGAATTTTCCTCACTGGCCGCTGGCCTTGCGCTCGATGGTCTCACCGGCGCGCTGGAGGAAGCCTCCGGTTTTCTCGGCGGCTTTGCGCAGACCCTCTTCGGTCTTTTCCCTGGCGGTTTCGAGGCCGTCTTCGGTCTTCTCGATCGCGTTGTCCAGGCGCTGGCCGGGGGTGGGGGACGGGGCGTCCGGGCTGCCGGGTTCCTCCTCGGCGACCTTGAAATCCTCCGGCTCCGTTACGGGGATGGCGGACGGCGGGGCGGGTTCGACGATCTCGGCTGCGGGCGGGGTGCTGCCCGCAGCACCGGTTTCTTCTTTCCGGTCACAGGAAAGGATCCCCAGTGCTGCGATGGCGACGACGGCGGCGGAAACGGAAGCTTTCATGCCTCCGTTAAACGCCCGCGCCACCGCAAAGGCGAGTCAATAAACGTCGCGCAGGTAGCGCTTGTCCTTTTTCATGGTGGAGACATAGGCGGCGGCATCCTCCGCGCTGAGGCCACCGTGCTTTTCGATGACATCGTGGAGGGCCTTGTCCACATCCTTGGCCATGCGGGAGGCGTCGCCGCAGACGTAGAAGGCGGCGCCTTCCTGCAGCCATGCCCAGAGTTCCGCGCCTTGTCCGACGATGAGGTTCTGGACGTAGATCTTCTCCTTCTGGTCGCGGGACCAGGCGAGGTCCAGCCGTGCGAGCGTGCCGTCCTTGAGGAAGCCGGTGAGTTCCTCCTCATAGAGGAAGTCGGTCTGGCGGTAGGGATTGCCGAAGAACAGCCAGTTGCGGCCGGTGGCTCCGGTGGCCTTGCGGTCCTCCAGGAAGGCGCGGAACGGCGCGATGCCGGTGCCGGGGCCGACCATGATGACGGGGCTTTCACCTTTCTCCGGCAGGCGGAACGCCTTGTTCGAGTGGACATACACGCGTGGCTTCACACCACCGTTCAGGCGGTCCGCCAGGTAGGTGGAGCAGATGCCGCCGCGTTTCCGGCCGTAGCTGTTGTAGCGGACGATGCCCACGCACAGGTGGACCTCGCCGGGATGCGCGCGCGGGCTGGAGGCGATCGAGTAAAGGCGCGGCTGGAGTTTCTTCAGCACGGTGACGAAGTCCTCCGCGTCCGTGAAGTCCGCCGGGTGGTCCACGACCAGATCGATGAGGTCGCGGCCCCAGCAGAAGTCGTCGAAGGCCTTCTTGTCATCCGCCTCCACCAGGGAGCGCAGGAAGGGGGAGCCGCTGCGCTGCTGCCACTTCTGGATGACGGACTTGTTGATGGTGCCGATGTCGTAGTGGTGGATGAGCGCCTCGCGGAGGGGAGCCTCGCCACCGTCCGGGAGCGGCACCACGCCGGCCTTGAACGGCAGCGCGGCGATGAGTTCGTCCACGGTTTCCGGGACGTTGGAAGGATAGACGCCCAGTGCGTCACCGACCTCGTATTCCAGCTCGGAGCCGTCGAGGGAGAAGGCGATGTGGTTGGTCTGCTTCTCGCCCGGGCCGTTGAGGTTGAAATTTGCGACGACGGGGGAGGGGAAGGGGTTCTTCTTCGAGTAGCCGCTTTCGGCGGGTTCCGCGGCGGAGGCGCCATTGACAGGGGCGCCGGAGGCGGCGGGGGCGATGACGGCCAGCGTGCCGGCGGACCATTCCGCGTAGGGCGCGTCCACATCCACGTCGCAATCGACGCGCTTGAAGATGCGGGTGCCACCGAGGGCTTCGAAGCGGGTGTCGAACTCGATGCCGCACTTGCAGAAATCCGGGTAGGAGGAGTCACCGAGCGCGAGCACGGAGAAGGACACTCCGTCCATGCGCGGGGCGGAGTCGCCCATCAGCGCGGTGTGGAAATCCAGCGCGCTGTCCGGCGGCTCCCCGTCCCCGTAGGTGGAGGTGATGACCAGGAGGTTCTTTTCCTTCGGCAGGCGGGAGATGTCGTAGGCGGAGAGGTCATGGACCTCCGGCTCGTAGTTGCCTTTCTTGAGGGTCTTGAAGAGTTTCTTCGCCAGTCCCTCGGCGGTCCCGGTCTGGGAGCCGAAAAGGATGGTCACCGGGACGGCGGGGCCTTGGGCGGCGGGAGGGGCACCGGAGAGAAGCTGGGCCAGGAACCCGCCGAGCCAGGCGCGTTGTTCCGGTGTGAAAGGAGCGTCATCAGGGATCGTAATCGGTGCAGCCATCGCGGTTGTAGGAAGCCCGGTCCGTGCCGGGGTGCGGAAGTTGCCTAGAGCGGCGCGGGGATTCAAGCCCGGATCGTGCCAAATCCATCACTTTTACGGATTCCGAGGCACAAATCCGGGTCCGGGATACCCACCGGGGAATCTTCAGGAGTATTTGAGGTTCTTGGAGGGATCCAGCTCGAAATCCATCGCGAAGTGGGACGTCGTGTTCGGTTTGATGAACTTTTCCACCAGCTTCAGGTGGTGGGCGCTGTCCTGGGTGATGCGCAGCTTTTCCAGGGAGTCCACCTCGATGGCGATGAAGAACGGCCACGGGGAGGACGGATCGATGTTGCGGCCGGAGCGGACGTTGAGCACCTCCGGGATCTTCAGCAGCAGGCTGCGGCTGTTGCGGACCAGCGACTCCATCGTCTCCGCGTCAGCGTCCGGCTTGAGCTGGAAAAAGACGACGTGGTGGATCATCGGCGGTTCCTCCGGGGCACCCTCAGGATTTCCAGTTCAGCGCGCCTTTTTTCAGCGCATAGATGTAGGCGAAGACCAGGATGCCCGCGAAGCCGGCCATGCTGGCCAGTGCGGTGGGACCCTGGTGGGTCACCAGGTCACGGAACTGGACGGCCCATGGATACATGAAGACCACCTCGATGTCGAAGATGACGAAGAGCATGGCCACCAGGTAGAACTTGATGGAAAAGCGCGGCGCGCCGTCGCCGATGGGGAGCATGCCGCACTCATAGGCGCTGTCCTTCGTCTTGTTCGTCCTGGCGGAGCGCCCGAACACCACGCTCAGCGTCAGGGTGACGGCGGCGAAGCCGATGGCGATGAGGATCTGGAAAAGGACGGGAAGGTAGTCGGTGGGCATGCGTGGCGGGACTGCTGACGGTGTACCCGCGAATGCCGGGCGTGGGTAGAAAAAAAACCCGCGCCGTGTGGAGCGGCGCGGGTTTTGCCAAAAGTTGGAAAAGCGCTTCAGCCTTCCTGGGCTTCCTGGGCGGCGGCATAGGCGCTGGAGGCCTCATGGACGCGGGAAGTTCCCTTGTATTCCTTGCCGATCTTTTCGACCAGACCGCGGGTCACCAGATTCTGAAGCTTTTCATAGGCACGCAGGCGGAGCATCTCTTCGCCACCGCTGACCGCATTCCGAACCTTGAGGTTTTCGAAAACCCGTTCGAAAAGGTCGTTGAATCCGAATACTTTCTTCTCGGAAAGTACCGTCACCAGCTCATCGGTGACGTGATCGGGGAGGCGGCGTGAGAACCTGGTACGTTTCGTGGTGGTTGCCATAACGGGGTCAGAGTAGCACACCGGACCCGGAAAGCGACTCAAAAAATAAGCGGCCGTTTGATGGATGAACGGATTTTCAGGAAAACGCACGATATCAACGCCTTTGGCACCTGTCATGCTATATTTCGCGCATGAGACCTTGACAGAACCTCCAGTTTTCCTAATTTCCGCGCCCTCCCCGCCGCGTCGGCAACGTGGCGGGACGATCCATCATCCCCATGAAAAAGGACCTCCATCCGAAATACAACCCGGTCGTCTTCGTTGACATGACCACCGGCACGCGCTTCGTGTCCCGCTCCACCAAGTCTTCCGACAAGAAGGAAGTCATTGATGGCGTCGAGCACAGCATCATCTCCATCGGCATCACGTCGGACTCCCACCCGTTCTTCACGGGCCAGAAGCAGTTCGTCGACACAGAGGGCCGGATCGACAAATTCCAGAAGCGTTTCGGTGCGGTCCGCCGCGTCGGAAAGCCGAAGCTGGACTGATCCCCGCTGCAAGCTTTCTCCACAAAACGCCCGTCCGCTCCGCGCGGCCGGGCGTTTTGCTTTTTTGGGGGCGCGCGCGGGATGAAACGTCACCTATGAAAGGCAGGGACGGTTTTCCAAACCGTCAGGCAGGGGCAATGCCTGCCACCCTGCGGTGGCCCTTTTCCGTGTGTGTCTCCTTTTGATGAAACCGGGGAGGATTTTCAGGAAACCGGAGCCATGGGACGATGGAACATCCACCCCGCCGGACGGTTTGGAAAACCGTCCCTGCCGCACCGTCCGGATAACGGGCGAAACCGCCCCGCGGGCCACGGCCACCCCTCCCGTTTGAGAAACCCGCGGCCACCACACGGTGGGCGGGCGTTTTGCTTGGCGGGAGGCGTTTCCCGCGCTTTGTTCCTCCGGTGCTCGCGAAACGAATCATTCCCTGCCTCGATGTGACGGACGGCCGTGTGGTCAAAGGCGTCAACTTTGTCGATCTCATCGATGCCGGGGATCCGGTGGAGGCTGCCATCGCCTACAACGCGCAGCAGGCGGATGAGCTGGTGTTCCTGGACATCACCGCGTCATCGGACAACCGCAACACCATGGTGGACGTGGTACGGCGCACTGCGGAGCAATGTTTCATCCCGCTGACGGTGGGTGGCGGCATCCGCAGCGTGGAGAACATGCGGGAGATGCTGCTGGCCGGTGCGGACAAGGTGGGGGTGAACACCTCCGCCGTGACGAATCCCGGCCTGGTGGATGAGGGGGCGAAGATTTTCGGCAGCCAGTGCATCGTCGTCGCCATCGACGCGAAGCGCGAGGGACCGGGGAAATGGGGCGTCTATACCCACGGCGGGCGCAAGCCGGTTGGGCTGGACGCCGTGGAGTGGGCGAAGGAAGTCTGGCGGCGCGGCGCGGGGGAGATCCTGCTCACCAGCATGGATTCCGACGGCACCCAGGCCGGCTATGACATCGAGCTGACGGCGGCGGTGTCCTCCGCGGTCGGCATCCCCGTCATCGCCAGCGGCGGCGCGGGGAATCTCGACCACATGGTGGACGTGCTGGAGGCCGGGAAAGCGGACGCCGTGCTGGCGGCGAGCATCTTCCACTTCGGCAAGCACACCGTCGCGGAGGCGAAGAAGCATTTCGCGGAGAGAGGCGTGCCGGTGCGGCCGTGGGTGGGGTGATCTTTCAAGCGTAGCGAACCTCGTGAGAGGTTCGGCGGGGTGGATGTTTTTTAGGAAAAAGGCTCCGGTTTTTCTTGGACTTCCCCGCAGCCGGACTGGGACCGCGGAATTCATTCCGCTTGGCTTCGCATGTTGTCTGGATTCTCCGGGGCGGGATGAATTGCCTCCGGCCATCCGGTTTGGCTGCGCAGAAAAGGAAAGCTCGCTATCTCTCGCTCTGGATTCCGCGGTCCCAGTAAGCCATCCATGCGTAGCGGATCTCGTGAGAGATCCGGCGGGGTGGATGTCTGTTAGGGGAATGGCTCCGGATTTTTGGGGACTTCCCCCCAGCCGAAGGTCTCACGACCTTCGCTACCCCGTGATCCACCACCTACGCCGCGATGATCTCCCCCAGCGAGCTGGACACCAGCAGGCACTCGACGGTGGTGCCGGGGTAGGCGTGGTCGATCATGAGGCGGTAGGTTTCCATCTGGCCGGCGTAGCGTTCGCGCAGTTCACCGGCGCTGGTGACGGTGTCGGTCTTGAAGTCGATGACCTCGACGCGGACGGGCAGTCCGGTGGCGTCGGTGTGGACGTGCAGGCGGTCGACGGTGCCGCTGAGCCACTTTCCGTCGATGACGGCTTCGACCGGTTGTTCGCGGTAGAGGTGGACGTGGCGGCCGTCGCGGCGGAAGAGGTCGCGGAAGGCGGGGAGCTTCAGCAATGAGGCGACGCGGGCGGCGGCGTCGCTCTGCGGGGCGGGCGGGGCTTCCTCGTCGATCCAGCCGATGTGCTCGAAGGCGGCGTGGAAATCATTTCCGAAACGCAGCGCACCGGGGGACGGCATGACGTTGGACGGCGGCTTTGTGCCGCTGGGGGTGGTGCGTTCGCGGCGCGGGACGGCATCCCCCAGCGGGGTGTCCCCGGCGGCGGTGGGACGTTCCCCCAGCAGCGGGACGGTCTCCACCCAGTTCACGCCGCCCCAGCCGATGACCTCTCCGGCTTCCCCGGTGGAGCCGATGGAGGTGGCCAGCCAGTTGGCGAGCGACGCCTTGTCCTCGGTCGCGTTTTTCGCGGGTGGCTCCAGCAGGACGTAGAGGCCGCGCTTTGCCCGGGTGAGGGCAACGTAGAGCATGCACATGGCCTCGTAGCGTTGGTCGGCGGCCCAGCGTTCCTCCGCCTCCCGCATGGGCGGGAGGAGCTGCCGCGCCCAGGCCGCGGGTGGTTGGCAGAGCCAGCCGGTGTCCTCCGCGACGGTGAAGTTCTGCATCTTCGGCACGGGGTCCTTCGGGACGTCCGGCAGGATGACGACGTCGAAGCCCAGGCCCTTCGACTTGTGGATGGTCATGACCTGCACCGCGGCCACGCCCGGACTCTGGGAAACCTTCAGCCGGTCGATCCAGTCCGCGGCCTCCCGCGGGGTGGTGCCTCCGCCCGCATCGAACGCGGCCAGCGCGGCGATGACATCCCCGGCGCGGCGGTGGCCGAAGGACGACCACGCGTCCCAGCACGGCCCGATGATTTCCTCCATCATCCCGGCGAAGCCCTTGCGCGCGGCGAGCGCGAGCAGCCCCTCCCAGATGGCGTTCTCATGCTCGCGGAACCGCTCGCGCAGCACGGCGGCCAGCGGCGACATGACGATGATTTCCCATGAAAAGGGATCGGCGGGATTGGCCAGCCAGTTGAGCAGGGCACCCATGGTCACGCCCACGGGGTTGTCCTTCGCCGGTTCGCGCTGGCCCTCCTCGATGACGTCGAAGCCGGCGGCGCGCAGCTCGTCGGCCACCTCGCGCACCTTGTCATTGCTGCGGACCAGCACGCCGCAGGTCATCGCGCGGGTGCCCACGCCCAGCTCCTCCAGCAGCTCCGCGGTGCGCAGTTTCCGCGCGTCCCAGTTGCCGGTCGTCTCCACGCGGGACTCGCCGCGTTTCTCCGGCACGGCCAGGCGGGCGGCGGGGTAGTGGTCCTCCCACTGCCAGCGTCCGGCGGCTTCGCCGAAAAGCATCCTCAGCGTCTCCGCGTCACCGCACACCCGGTTCACCAGCGCCAGCACCTCCGTGCAGGAGCGGTGGGACTCCGCCATGGTCTCGATGGCCAGGCCCTCGCCGAAGCGTCCGATCACCTCGTCGAACAGGCCGACCTGTCCGCCGCGCCAGCCGTAGATGGCCTGCTTCCGGTCACCGACGATGAAAAGGCTGTCCTGGTCATCCGTGGCGGCCTCATCCACCAGCGGGAAAAGCCCCGCCCAGTCCGCGCCGCTGGTGTCCTGGAACTCATCCAGCAGCCAGTGCTCATAGCGGGCGTCCAGGCGGTAGTCCACCGCCTCACGGCGCAGCCGTCCCTGCTCGCTGGAGGCCCACTGGCCCATGAGGATCTTCACATCGTCAAAGTTGAGCAGCCCCCGGCGGCGCAGGCGTTCCTCGCACAGGCGGTCGAAGGCGGACACCACGTCCCGGATGGCGCGGGTGCGCACCATGGCCGCCGCCATCTCACAGTGCGCGGCCAGCAGGATCATCTCCCGCAGGCCCTCCCCGGAGATGCCGCCGATGACGAACATCTTGTTCGACTTCACCTCCAGCACGGAGGCTCCCTCCGCCATCGCCTCGCAGACGTTCTTGAAAAGCGTGCCCGCCTTGTTGAGGC
The sequence above is drawn from the Akkermansiaceae bacterium genome and encodes:
- a CDS encoding type B 50S ribosomal protein L31, encoding MKKDLHPKYNPVVFVDMTTGTRFVSRSTKSSDKKEVIDGVEHSIISIGITSDSHPFFTGQKQFVDTEGRIDKFQKRFGAVRRVGKPKLD
- a CDS encoding UvrD-helicase domain-containing protein; the protein is MKILEKNLLILASAGSGKTYQLGNRVIGLVARGHEPEKIVALTFTRKAAGEFADSVLMKLATAASDGTVADALRDDIDIPNADFGDALRRIVRALPRFTLGTMDSFFSKVVRGFQYELGLTGGKFELMEGARAEALRDEMLDEILAGPLEEGAMDELLHVFRRATIGREEAGVARNLLELVEEWLGKYRTAARREWAPAILAAASHEQWEKEKSTLAAKIRRGLDSITYTHGGQRKAMESMVDALERHTVSGGGLNKAGTLFKNVCEAMAEGASVLEVKSNKMFVIGGISGEGLREMILLAAHCEMAAAMVRTRAIRDVVSAFDRLCEERLRRRGLLNFDDVKILMGQWASSEQGRLRREAVDYRLDARYEHWLLDEFQDTSGADWAGLFPLVDEAATDDQDSLFIVGDRKQAIYGWRGGQVGLFDEVIGRFGEGLAIETMAESHRSCTEVLALVNRVCGDAETLRMLFGEAAGRWQWEDHYPAARLAVPEKRGESRVETTGNWDARKLRTAELLEELGVGTRAMTCGVLVRSNDKVREVADELRAAGFDVIEEGQREPAKDNPVGVTMGALLNWLANPADPFSWEIIVMSPLAAVLRERFREHENAIWEGLLALAARKGFAGMMEEIIGPCWDAWSSFGHRRAGDVIAALAAFDAGGGTTPREAADWIDRLKVSQSPGVAAVQVMTIHKSKGLGFDVVILPDVPKDPVPKMQNFTVAEDTGWLCQPPAAWARQLLPPMREAEERWAADQRYEAMCMLYVALTRAKRGLYVLLEPPAKNATEDKASLANWLATSIGSTGEAGEVIGWGGVNWVETVPLLGERPTAAGDTPLGDAVPRRERTTPSGTKPPSNVMPSPGALRFGNDFHAAFEHIGWIDEEAPPAPQSDAAARVASLLKLPAFRDLFRRDGRHVHLYREQPVEAVIDGKWLSGTVDRLHVHTDATGLPVRVEVIDFKTDTVTSAGELRERYAGQMETYRLMIDHAYPGTTVECLLVSSSLGEIIAA
- a CDS encoding NADH-quinone oxidoreductase subunit A — encoded protein: MPTDYLPVLFQILIAIGFAAVTLTLSVVFGRSARTNKTKDSAYECGMLPIGDGAPRFSIKFYLVAMLFVIFDIEVVFMYPWAVQFRDLVTHQGPTALASMAGFAGILVFAYIYALKKGALNWKS
- a CDS encoding sulfite reductase subunit alpha — translated: MAAPITIPDDAPFTPEQRAWLGGFLAQLLSGAPPAAQGPAVPVTILFGSQTGTAEGLAKKLFKTLKKGNYEPEVHDLSAYDISRLPKEKNLLVITSTYGDGEPPDSALDFHTALMGDSAPRMDGVSFSVLALGDSSYPDFCKCGIEFDTRFEALGGTRIFKRVDCDVDVDAPYAEWSAGTLAVIAPAASGAPVNGASAAEPAESGYSKKNPFPSPVVANFNLNGPGEKQTNHIAFSLDGSELEYEVGDALGVYPSNVPETVDELIAALPFKAGVVPLPDGGEAPLREALIHHYDIGTINKSVIQKWQQRSGSPFLRSLVEADDKKAFDDFCWGRDLIDLVVDHPADFTDAEDFVTVLKKLQPRLYSIASSPRAHPGEVHLCVGIVRYNSYGRKRGGICSTYLADRLNGGVKPRVYVHSNKAFRLPEKGESPVIMVGPGTGIAPFRAFLEDRKATGATGRNWLFFGNPYRQTDFLYEEELTGFLKDGTLARLDLAWSRDQKEKIYVQNLIVGQGAELWAWLQEGAAFYVCGDASRMAKDVDKALHDVIEKHGGLSAEDAAAYVSTMKKDKRYLRDVY
- a CDS encoding type II secretion system F family protein codes for the protein MPNFQYKALDAKGDETIGSISAANEAEAVQQIRALNLHPTQIAEEGKGKITKSKTPAAKGKGGGKAKAVKGTTGGRIKPKNLMIFTRQLATLIDSGLPLLRSLTVLAKQEPNPVLKGTVNSLAESVQGGSTFSESLAQHPKIFNKLYVNMVKAGELGGVLEIVLNRLAEYQEKAQKLKNKIVSAMVYPVIVMFIAVAILIFLMIFIVPKFKEMFADMPGQQLPLISRVVFGASEFMLDRPFVVPNAVFIFIFIGFLIFMFKMWSNTKGGRVSVDKAKLTMPIIGDIQRKSAVSRFARTLGTLVTSGVPILQALNITRDTAGNVIISKAIDKVHEAVKEGESIVTPLQASGVFPDMVISMVDVGEETGQLPEMLLKVADVYDDEVDNAVTALTSILEPIMIVFLALVVGSVVFALFLPLIQVISNMGQST
- the hisF gene encoding imidazole glycerol phosphate synthase subunit HisF, whose amino-acid sequence is MLAKRIIPCLDVTDGRVVKGVNFVDLIDAGDPVEAAIAYNAQQADELVFLDITASSDNRNTMVDVVRRTAEQCFIPLTVGGGIRSVENMREMLLAGADKVGVNTSAVTNPGLVDEGAKIFGSQCIVVAIDAKREGPGKWGVYTHGGRKPVGLDAVEWAKEVWRRGAGEILLTSMDSDGTQAGYDIELTAAVSSAVGIPVIASGGAGNLDHMVDVLEAGKADAVLAASIFHFGKHTVAEAKKHFAERGVPVRPWVG
- a CDS encoding IS110 family transposase, with the protein product MKTIHQSEPSVHIGVDVAKAELVCDLNGSIKRYPNTSAGISRFLRSAAAIPGAHIICESTGGYEKTLVQTSLQGGIPASSVPPQRVREFANSIGAKAKNDPRDAAVISHFAAQARPVSATLLSPGRRKLDALMRFRAELMESLHRESCRHEHHDDPLVSKLARARIARFEKDIETVNEAAAAVIAADPELARADARLREISGIGVQTTRTLLAFLPELGTIGRRRIASLAGLAPFDNDSGQTKGRRYIQGGRAAVRKTLHMAALSAARYNEVLKPVYLRLRQAGKPFKVAIVAITRKLLIHLNSLMADLIKIPLAT
- a CDS encoding type II secretion system protein GspG; the encoded protein is MKTQRFSRSRGFSLIEMLAVITILVILAAVVIGGTRFVKEKQAKETAKIQIQLLSQALEQYKLDNGAYPTGGMGGKRDSKILYRALYWDSDDNGAGADTDRQQKVYLSELDPDNNKQGWTDGTRAEVILLDPWGNEYRFRSGRMNDGKANPEAINPDFDIWSAGPDGKTNLTGEGDVTKDDIRNWGS
- a CDS encoding Dabb family protein, with the protein product MIHHVVFFQLKPDADAETMESLVRNSRSLLLKIPEVLNVRSGRNIDPSSPWPFFIAIEVDSLEKLRITQDSAHHLKLVEKFIKPNTTSHFAMDFELDPSKNLKYS